A genomic window from Glycine max cultivar Williams 82 chromosome 17, Glycine_max_v4.0, whole genome shotgun sequence includes:
- the LOC100806063 gene encoding piriformospora indica-insensitive protein 2, translating into MAIRFLSCKCPYVLCFVFLVLSFLCKGQDSSFSSMKNKEKEVIYSVIQGLVGKWWNGSYLYPDPCGRTPIQGVSCEQYDDGFWYVTTVNFGPVFDNSLNCNHEAQFPQQLFNLKHLKVLSLSTCFLSPTKNPVKLPLSNWEKFSHSLESLTLRSNPGLVGTIPSAIGSLKKLQSLVLLENGLTGELPLSIGNLVKLRQLVLQGNNLEGQVPANYGWLSELLIFDASRNNLSGVLPSTLGLLDSLLKLDLSNNMLEGELPRELGRLKNLTLLDISHSKLRGGLVRTIKELVSLKHLVLSNNPIGGDLLGVKWENFQNIEALDLSNIGLEGSVPESMAKMKRLRFLDLSNNNLCGTLSRSLEKLPCLTALHVNGNNLTGRLEFSDRFYMKLGMRFAAWNNANLCCNIAKPQNEMPYGVKPCAQNITISEGVSNVKMSEGNYEDSFASLGGSGFYYGLWWVFTVNGVLNVLLWNMLF; encoded by the exons ATGGCTATAAGGTTTTTATCATGCAAGTGCCCCTATGTTCTATGTTTTGTGTTCCTCGttttgtcttttctttgtaAGGGCCAAGACTCTTCATTTTCATCAATGAAGAACAAAGAGAAGGAAGTTATCTACTCCGTTATTCAAGGGTTAGTTGGAAAGTGGTGGAACGGTTCATATCTTTATCCAGATCCTTGTGGACGGACTCCTATACAG GGAGTTTCCTGTGAGCAATATGATGATGGCTTCTGGTATGTGACAACTGTAAACTTTGGACCAGTTTTTGACAACTCTCTCAATTGCAACCATGAAGCTCAATTCCCTCAACAACTATTCAACCTCAAGCACCTAAAAGTCCTCTCACTGTCCACTTGCTTCCTTTCTCCTACCAAAAATCCTGTTAAACTCCCTCTTTCAAACTGGGAAAAGTTCTCACACAGTTTGGAATCTTTAACACTTAGATCAAACCCTGGTCTTGTTGGCACCATTCCATCAGCAATTGGCAGCCTCAAGAAGCTTCAATCTCTTGTACTTCTAGAAAATGGACTAACAGGTGAACTACCACTAAGTATTGGAAATTTGGTCAAGTTGAGGCAACTAGTCCTTCAAGGAAACAATTTGGAAGGTCAGGTTCCAGCCAACTATGGATGGCTTTCTGagcttttaatatttgatgcaaGCAGGAACAATCTATCAGGGGTTTTGCCATCAACACTTGGACTCTTGGATTCACTTCTAAAGCTTGATTTGAGTAACAACATGCTTGAGGGAGAGTTGCCAAGGGAGCTAGGAAGGCTAAAGAATCTTACTTTACTTGATATAAGTCATAGCAAACTTAGAGGTGGGTTGGTTAGGACAATCAAAGAGCTTGTTTCCTTAAAGCATTTGGTTTTGTCCAACAACCCTATAGGGGGTGATCTCTTGGGGGTTAAGTGGGAAAATTTCCAAAACATAGAAGCATTGGACCTTTCCAACATAGGTTTAGAAGGGAGTGTCCCAGAATCCATGGCAAAAATGAAAAGGCTTAGGTTTCTGgacctcagcaacaacaaccttTGTGGAACTCTCTCTAGAAGTTTGGAAAAACTGCCATGTCTTACAGCTCTTCATGTAAATGGAAACAACTTGACAGGGAGACTTGAGTTCTCAGACAGGTTTTACATGAAATTGGGAATGCGTTTTGCAGCTTGGAATAATGCAAATCTCTGTTGCAATATTGCCAAACCCCAGAACGAAATGCCTTATGGAGTAAAACCTTGTGCGCAGAACATTACTATATCTGAAGGGGTTTCAAATGTTAAGATGAGTGAGGGGAATTACGAGGATTCCTTTGCCTCTTTGGGAGGTTCAGGCTTTTATTATGGACTTTGGTGGGTTTTCACTGTAAATGGGGTTCTCAATGTTCTCCTGTGGAATATGTTATTTTAG